In Agromyces sp. 3263, a single genomic region encodes these proteins:
- a CDS encoding GDP-L-fucose synthase produces the protein MHPTDLRIFVAGHRGMVGSAIERRLRSLGYAEIVTRTRAELDLTDQAQVRRFFASEHIDQVVLAAAKVGGIYANSMLPADFVYENLMIEANVIWAAHARDVDRLLFLGSSCIYPKFATQPMVEEALLTGPLEPTNEPYAVAKIAGITLCASLRTQFGRDYRAIMPTNLYGPGDNYHPTRSHVIPGLIRRFHEARETGAPEVVIWGTGEPRREFLHVDDLARASVHVMERPRSEFDEVLGGTLAHLNVGTGVDLTIRELAGLVAGAVGFEGRLEFDPTMPDGTPRKLLDVSRVTALGWNAEITLRDGLRSTVDDFMLQYAARSGAVDPLGSTP, from the coding sequence ATGCACCCCACCGACCTCCGAATCTTCGTCGCCGGGCACCGTGGAATGGTGGGCTCGGCGATCGAGCGGCGCCTCCGTTCGCTGGGCTACGCCGAGATCGTCACGCGCACCCGCGCCGAACTCGACCTCACCGACCAGGCCCAGGTCCGGCGATTCTTCGCGAGCGAGCACATCGACCAGGTCGTCCTGGCCGCGGCGAAGGTGGGCGGCATCTACGCGAACAGCATGCTGCCCGCGGACTTCGTCTACGAGAACCTGATGATCGAGGCCAATGTGATCTGGGCGGCTCACGCCCGCGACGTCGATCGACTCCTCTTCCTCGGTTCATCGTGCATCTACCCCAAGTTCGCCACCCAGCCGATGGTCGAGGAGGCGCTGCTCACGGGTCCTCTCGAGCCGACGAACGAGCCCTACGCGGTCGCGAAGATCGCCGGGATCACGCTCTGCGCGAGCCTCCGCACGCAGTTCGGCCGCGACTACCGGGCCATCATGCCGACCAACCTCTACGGCCCGGGCGACAACTACCACCCCACGCGGAGCCATGTCATCCCGGGACTCATCCGCCGCTTCCACGAGGCGCGCGAGACCGGCGCCCCCGAAGTCGTCATCTGGGGCACGGGCGAGCCGCGGCGGGAGTTCCTGCACGTCGACGACCTCGCCCGAGCGAGCGTGCACGTCATGGAACGACCTCGGTCCGAGTTCGACGAGGTGCTCGGCGGAACGCTCGCGCATCTCAACGTGGGCACGGGCGTCGACCTCACCATCCGTGAGCTCGCCGGCCTCGTCGCAGGTGCGGTCGGCTTCGAGGGCCGACTCGAATTCGACCCGACGATGCCCGACGGCACGCCCCGCAAGCTGCTCGACGTCTCCCGCGTGACGGCCCTCGGCTGGAACGCGGAGATCACCCTGCGCGACGGCCTCCGCTCGACCGTCGACGACTTCATGCTCCAGTACGCGGCCCGCTCCGGGGCCGTCGACCCCCTTGGGAGCACGCCATGA